ATCAGGCTGTTTCTTAAATTCAAAACAGCCCAATTTTTAAAGTTAATTTTTGGGGTAGTCACGCTACTTATCTGTGACATTTAAAGGGGCAAATTTCAATGTGCACGAATACACTACTTAACGGGTTTACTTTTTAGCAGCGGTGATCGTAAGTTATAATCTCTACTACCCGCTTTTAGTATACTTTCGGGGATATACTTAACCGCATCTGGCATCGCTTTTAGCATACGCTCAAGCTGTAATGCATACTCATGATGGTAGGTTACGTCTCTCCTATCTGAATAGTTGTAAGCAGCATACTGGGCATATGAAAGACACTTTTTCACCCAATATTCAGGATATTCACCATACCAAATCATCCGAGAAGTAAAGTAGAGAAAAACACAAAGTTCATCCTTATAATCTCCTGGATTTGCCATAAGTGGATCAATTACCAAAGCAGCCTCATTAAACTTCTTTTCCTTCACTAGCTTATCAGCCTTGTTCTTTTGCTTCAAGAAATCTTTCCCCTTGAAACTAGGAACGGCATCGAATTCGGCCTCATCAGGACAGAAATTAAACTCCTTAAACAACTTACCATCAACAGCTTTTTGTCCATATTTCTTAGATAATGAAGCATAATTATTCACCAATTCCTTAAAATAGGAGCTGCTACGTCCTGAAATCGATTTACTAAAAAGGGCCCATACCTTTTCATTTTCCAACGAGTAACCAGATGTTTTTGCTAGTGTTTCTGCAATTTTATCAACGGCATCTCTATTATAGCGCGATGCTGCATAGCAAGCAAAATCCATGAGAAATTCAGGGCTTGAATTCCCTTTTTTCATCTGCTCTTCTAAAAAGATTGAGCGCTTCTGCGGATCGAGAGCCGATTTTGCTGTAAACAGAAATGTTTCCTTGTCCTGACGACTACCGGAAGTATGAACAGCCTGATCGGTTTTAGGATCAATAAATGCAAATGTAGGATACGACCTCACGCCATAACGCTTGGCAAGCTCAATACCCTCTCCATTTTCTGCATCTATCTTTGCATTGATAAAGTTAGCATTGAAAAAATTACCAACGCTTTCCAACACAAATACATCCTCGGCCATGGCAAGACATGGACCACACCATTGCGTATAGAAGTCAACAAATATGAGCTTATTTTCTTTTGCGGCCTTAGCCTTTACCTCATTCCATGAGGAATGGTCGAATTGAATACCTTCCTGAGCGCTAGCACCAATTGAAAGTAGAATACAAAAAATGATTACAAGTTTATTCATGTTAATGTCGTTATTTTAAGTAGGCGATTTACATCGCCTACTTTGGATTTGATTGTCTTATTTTGTTGCCTAACGCTCGTACTGTGGCATATCTGGATTAAAATCCAACACCTCCTGGCTTACGGGCAGAATGTACCTATTGTCATTTGGTTTTAGAGTAAACTCTACACCTTCTACATTGTGAATAACCGATTTTTTAAATCGTTCCTCCCTATTAAGTCGCTTCAGGTCAAACAGACGATGATAGCCAACAAAAGCAAACTCTCTTCGTCTTTCATCCAACACCTTTAAAAGAGCATCCTCTTTATCAAGAGCAGAAAGAGGTTGATTACTCTTTATGCGCGAATCTCTTAGCGTATTTAAGTATTCAATTGCCTTATCCTTAGATCCAATTCTGGCTTCGCATTCAGCTGCAATAAGCATATTCTCGGATGTTGTAAAACCATAGTTATGATTAATCCAAGGCCCAAATGTTGTCTCTCCAGGAAAAGCTAAAGGGGTGCCTCCATAGTTTACCTTATCATCGGCATAGAACAGCGCACGCCTCATGTCGACAGCACCATCTGGTAAATCTTTTTTGAAAACATTCTTCAAATCTACGCTTACGCAGCAGGTATTACTTATCTGCTCGCTTACATTACGCAGGTATATGCATTCTGGGTTATCAATATCGTAAAGAAATGTACCTCCATTAACACCCACAATACGTCCCCAAGTGGTTACATCATTTACAACATACGGCTTATGGTCGTAAAGACTACTTTTCACCCCTAGCGCCAGCTTCGCATTCTCAAGCGCCATCTCGTATTTTCCCATTGTTAAGTAAAGACGTGCGAAGAAAGAGTAAACTGCAGCCTTCGAAGGGTAGGTTACAAAGGCAGCCCTATCTTTAAGATTTGGAAGAGCCTCCTTCAAATCATCTTCAATTTGCTTGTATACCTGGGCAACCGTACTACGATGTACCTTCTGGTTTATATTTGCTACCAAAATTAATGGTACACCATAGTCTTTAGATGCTGTTGTCGCGTCATATTGATTTGCATATGCGTTAACCAAAATATAGTACTGGAATGCACGAGCAACTAGCGCCTCCGATCTCAGCCTTAATTTTTCTTTTTCAGAGGCATCGGGTACGCTCATTACCTCATTAATTACCGTATTATAGGTAAAAATCTGATCGTACAGGCTATTCCATAGTCCATCCGATTGACCTGGAGTAAATAGCTGACCTGCTTTAAATGAGTAGGTATTTCGTTGCACCTCGCTTTTATTGGCAAAGTTGTAGCTATCTGCTGTTTTAACGTTAAAAAGTAGGTGCACGTCGTCAGTTAAGAACATTGGATAGATGCTCCCCACACGTGTTAAGGATACACTAGACATTAGCTTTTGGTAGTCCTGAAAAACCGATGGGATGGTAATCCCTTTAGGCTTATTCTCCAAAAAATCACTACATCCCTGAAGTAGAATTATCCCTAAAAAAAGGAAATATGCTATTTTTCTCATTGCGACAGTCATTAAAAGTTAACAGAAAGACCTAACGTGTATGTTGCAGGATAAAGGACACCTCGCGAAGGTGAAAGTGAGCTACCATTCCATACTTCAGGATCTAAGCCCGCATCATTGGCAACCCATTTCCAAATATTTTGAGCTTGGAAGTTTACCCTTACCGATTGAACCATTGCTTTCTTGAGAACGCTAGAAGGAATAGTATATCCCAGCGTCAAATCACGAAGCTTAATGTAATCTCCTTTTTGAATATGCTTATCGGCAGCCCCCCAAATATCAGTAGCAGCCCTAGCCGTTGAGTTTCCAAATGCAAAAGCAGGATTCATATTTGGATCATTTTCATCACCTGGCTTTCTCCAAAAATTCATCATATCCTTATCCATATTGCTGGTATAGTAAACAGGATGAGAGGTGAACAGCATTTTTGCCTTTACATCGCGCATAACATTACCACCATAGTAGATAAACATAAACGACAAGTCAAATCCCTTATAAGTAATGCGATTGCTTAAGGAGGCATTATAGGGAGGTGTTGTGGTTCCTGAATAAACTAAATCCTCCTTACTCAGCTGGTCTGCTCGCTTTACAACTGTTCCGTCTTTCTTATATGCCATAGGAATCCCTTTGTCGTCCAACCCTTTGTACCTAACACTAAACAAAGCTCCCATTGGATACCCTTTTCTTATATTTGTACCAGAGTAATAACTGTAAGCTGATTCCGAACTTGCTTCAACCGCTGTAATCTCATTTTTAGTGTATCCAAAAATGAAGTTGGTAGTCCATGTAAAATCCTTTACCTTAATATTTGTACTATTCAGATTAAGTTCTACACCCCTATTATACATGCTAGCATAGTTCATTAAGACAGAACTCCATCCGAGGGTAGGATCAATAGAAAACTGGCCCAAAAGATCTGTACTTTTCTTGTTATAGAATTCAATTGACCCGGAAAGCCTATTCTTAAAGGTTGCAAAATCTACAGCAACATTCGTTACCTGAGTTTTTTCCCATCGTAACATAGAATTAGGAGGAGATTGCACGTAGGTTTGGTTTTCATTAGTCATATTGTTATTTGCATCATCCACCACAATCGTATAAGGTCCTGTTTCTTTAGCAACATTTCCATTAATACCATAGGTTAAACGTCCTACCAGTCTGTCCAACCATCCAAATCTATCCTCGAGAATCACGTAATGTGCACCTAAAGACCATAAAGGTTTAAATTGATTCTTAAAATCAGTACCAAAAAGATCAGATTGATCCACTCGAATACTACCGTTTAAGGTAGCCCTTCTATTATAAGTATACGAGACGTTGGCGTAGTACGATAGGTAGCGATTGTCCTTCTCTCTGTATTTAAGAGATTCAGAATCTGGCCTAAAGTTAGAGTAAAAAAACTTTCTAGTTTGACTTTGAGGTGCTGAATTAGGATCCCCATCTGCCGCAACTATTGGCTTATTCATCATAAGCTCATCGAAAGGACTGTATACTAGAGTTTGGTCGTCATACCCTACACGGTATACCCCCTCCGACTTGTTAACCACCTGCCTACGTTCTGCTCCTGCAATAGCCTGTATTTCGTGAACATCTTTAAATGTATTGGTATAGTTGAGCTGTCCGCGTAAAGTATACGAGTTACTCGTATAATCATTCTTAAGCAGTTGCCCTCCTTGAGGAATATTATTTCGAACACTACCATCTTTAAATATTTGGGTAGCATCGTTAATCATTCGTTTTACCTTGTTGGAGTTCTTGGTATCGTACTGCTGGCTATAGCCATCGGTACGCTCATTTTGGTAGCGAATATCTGCAGTTAAGCCATCGTAGAGCTTAAAGTTCACCCCAAAATTCATGTTTAAGTAGTTGCTCTTGGCCGTATAATGGCGAGATGCCATTTGGTTCAACGGAATATAAGTCTCGTCGAGTAAGCCCAACGCATTAAGTCTATCGATTTCTTTCTGCGACTTAGTGCTGCCATCCATATTGTACCACTGTTTCGGATTCCCATTTTCATCTCTAAGAGTATAGTATGAAGCAGGTCCTCCATTCAAAATATTCATTCCTAACACTCCGTTATCATAATCGGAAGAGACGTTGCTACCCAATATGCCGACGTCAGCCTTCATCCACTTAAAGAAGTTAAACGAATTCTTTAGGTTAAATCCTACACGATTGCGACTTTGCTCCCTTTCATAGGGTAAATCTTGCTGATAGTTTGCTGAAATATTATACCGATGAATGTCGCTACCTCCTCCAAACGAAATGTTATGTTGATGCGTAATGCTATTCCTTCGAAGGTATTCGTCTATTACCTCATTATATCGATCCTTACTACGGAAACTGTTAAGTCCCGCTTCAAGCTGTTCGCTGGTTATTTTTTTCTCTTTATGATCAATCAGTAAAACCTGTACATCATTCTGCCACTGATTGGCATTTGCTCTGCTAATAGGGTAAATTCCAAACGTTTCCTTTTGGAGATCGATAAACTCCGAGGTACTCATTCTATTTAGATAGTCGCGATCTGGAAGACCTTGAAATTTTATGCTCCCGGAATAGGAGACAGCGGTCTTACCTATAGCCCCACCACGTGTCGTAATAACAATAACTCCATTTGAAGATCGAGCTCCATAAATTGATGCTGCTGTAGCATCCTTAAGTATTGTAACATTCACAATGTCTGCAGGGTTTATTGCATCAATACTCCCCTCATAAGGAACACCATCCACCACATAAAGAATTCCTCTATTCGCATTAATGGTTGATGTACCACGAATCACTGGATTACCCTTATAGGAAGAAAGACCAGAAACCTGCCCTTCCAACCGATCAAGAATGCTTGTTTGTAATTTCCCTTCCAGCACTTTAGGCGTAACTACGGTAAACGACCCTGTCGCTCTTTCCTTTGAGATGGTCTGGTAGCCAGTAACAACAACCTCATCGATCCTTTTTGATTCTGGCTTTAACTCTAGGGTGTAAAATACTTGCGTCCCTTTTAGATCTATCTTCTGCTCTAACTTAGTATATCCAATGAAGGATGCTAAAATAGATGTTGCATTATCAGGCAGGGTAAGTGAAAAATTGCCATCAATATCGGTTGCTACTCCAATAGGAGTCCCCTTAATGGTAACCGATGCTCCCGGTATTCCCTGTCCCGTTTCATCAACCACCCTTCCCTTAACTATTTTCACCTGATTTCCGCTCGACTTTGTGCTTGTTGATGGGGAAGTGACATTCGCGGTTTTCAAAGGGGTTAAAATAACCTGCTTCCCCTCAATTGAAAAATTTATTTTTGCTTTTTCAAAAAGTTGCTTGAGGGCAACCTCGACAGGAAGATCCTTACAGCTAAACGTAACCCTTTTGCTAACATCAACGGTACTCGACGAATAGATAAAAGAAAGATCACTCTGCTTTTCAACTTCTTGTAGCACCTCTTTCAGCACCCGATTTTTTGCATTGATAGTAATAGGGCCAGCCCATGCCATCGCAGCACTAGCAGCCATACACACAACGGTAAGCAGCAATCGACGAATGCCTAACCACTGCTTCTGTTTCTTGAAATGGTTTGTAGTTTCCATAGGTTTATTGTGTTGTTTGTATTTTATATACACATGGCAACAGCATCCCCCTAAACACTTATTTTCTTTTGTTGAAAAAACAGGAAGTATCTGACCAAAGCGACTCGTAATCAGGCGCAAATAATTGTCAAAAAAAAGAAAAGAAAATAGAGCCAGCCACTCAAGGGATTAAAAAATATAGTACAATTCAAAAAAAGGGATACTTGCTGCTGTAAATATCAACAAGTATCCCTTTTGTGCATTTTAAGGAGTAGATATAGGCTCCTTTATATTAATAGCGACTAAGAGTCACTATGCTATCCTTTAGCTCATACCTAACTAGCGAAACCTTATTCATCATCTCTAATATCTGAGAAATAGACTCTTCCTTAAATTTCCCAGTAAACTGCTTATCGAGCAAATCCGAATCTTTTACGATGATTCTAACCCCATGCCAACGTTCCAATTTTTTAATAACCTCCTTCATTGGGGTTTCATCAAAAACAAGCCATCCATCCTTCCATGCAAGTGTTGAGAATGTCGTCTTAGGTGTAGTGAGATCAACTGTTCTATCTGATTTTTGTACCAACACCATCTCATTTGGTTTCACCTCAATCTCCTTATTCATATGAGGTTGCTGTTTTACAATCGTAATCTTACCAGAAAGAAGTAATGCAGAAATATTTTTATCATTCTTATATGATGATAAATTGAACGTTGTTCCTGTAACCTTAACGCTAATTCCATGCCCCAGATTTATAATCATTGGAACTGCAGGATTTTTCACCACCTCAAAAAAGCCCTCTCCAGAAAATTCTATATTGCGCGACTTAGACCCAAATTTTGAAGGACATTTTATGTAGCTATCGGAGTTGAGACGCACCCTGCTACCATCTGGTAAGGTAACAACCCCTTTTATTCCTCTATTTGTTGTATACTCAAGTTGTACAATATTTTGTGTCTCCAAAAAATGGATCTGAGAACGATAGCTATCAACAGTTCTAAAAGTAAAGAAACCTACCAAAAGCAGAATCGAAGCTGCAATTCCTCCCCAATATGCACGACCAAGCCATTGCTTCTTACGCAACCGCTTTGAAAAAAGAGCCACATCCTGAGCCGACACCTCCTTATTAGGAAGGTTAGCTAGAACCCATATGTTTTTTATTCGATTGAATACCTTCCGGTTTTCCTCACTTTGACCAATCCACTTCAATACGGTTTCCCGTTCAGCTTCGCTGGCCTTACCTTCAACATATTTTACTATAATCTTTTTGTCCATCATCGAATGAGTGAAAAATATATACGTTTATATTAATACTTCCCCTAAGAGTTTATTACTTCTTTTAAAATAATTATGATAAAGGTAGGCAAGTAATCCTTGAATTTAAGCCTAAAGAAATACAGAGCCTTACTCATCCTATACTCCACCGTTTTTACAGAAACGTTAAGTTGCTGAGCAATTTGATCATAAGTAAGATCATTTTCCCTATGCAATCGATAAACAGCGCTCATCTTTTCGGGCATATCATTCAACACCTCTTCGACCATATCTGAGATTTCAACCAATAAATATTCGTCTGCGGTGCTATCGCTAAGAGCTAAAAGGTTGTCCACATCTTCTTGCTTAATGATTTTATTGGCATACCGACGCTCAGAAACTCTTTTTCTAAGAATATTTAAGCACTTATTCTTGACAATCGTAAGAATGTAAGATTGTACGCTCAATTCTAGGTTTATCTCTCTCCTCTTTTCCCAGAGTGTTATAAAAGCATCTTGAGCAACATCTCTAGCCATTTCGGTATCTAACAAATACTGGTTAGCATAGAAGACTGCTTTGTTATAGTATACCCCATAAAGATGCTCGAAGAATTCTATATCTCCGGCAATCAGTCTTTTATTTACGAGTCGATTTGAAAAATTTAGTTCCATTTATCCGATAACATGTAACAGCCAAACCACATCCTTTGCCCTATAAAAAATTAAAGGCAACTCCCAGTAAACAGCTCACAAGAAATAAAAAATTGAGCAAAGAAGTACTACTCATCCTTGCATTTTAATATTTACACATCATTTTTTTTGTGAACAATCCATATATATCAGTATCTCTCACAGAACTAAAAAATAGTCATAGGCACAATAAATAATCTTCAGCAACAATTGGCTACCTATGAGAATCTACCTATGAGAATCTACCTATTAACTCTCTGATTTTGCTGCAATAAACAATAAGTTGCAAATTGGAGTTTAAGATTGGAGATTCCTCTTCTAAGTTTCTCACCAACATCCCTTCTTATCCAAGGCGAACTAGCAATTGGCAGTTTTTCGCTTATTCTGTAACCTCTTTAATTTTCCAGCCTTCTTTTAACTCCCGTATAACTTCCTAAAATAACTCCTTCCAATGTCGTCCTAAAACACCTTCCCGCAATATCTTCCGTCCTTCATCGCATATTCCATTAAAGTTCTTACCTTTGCCGTCCAAAATAAAGAATAACCGAGACGGTTAACACGTACTGCATGACATTTGAACAACTAGACTTAATTCAGCCCATACTAGAGGCTTTAAAACAACAAGAATACACAACACCAACTCCCATACAGGCTCAGGCTATTCCGAAGATACTAGATGGTAACGACCTGATAGGATGTGCGCAAACTGGCACAGGGAAAACGGCAGCCTTTAGCATCCCCATCATTCAAAAGCTCACCGAGAGTGCCGAGCATGGCAAGCGCAGAATGGTAAAGGCCCTTATCATAACGCCAACAAGGGAGCTCGCCATACAGATTGGCGAGAGCTTCGAGGCCTACGGCCGATACACCAACCTAAAGCATGCCGTTGTATTTGGAGGCGTCTCGCAGGTGCCTCAGGTTAACCTACTAAGGTCTGGGGTTGATATCCTTATTGCCACCCCGGGTCGACTACTCGACCTCTACAATCAGGGCATCGTAAAGGTTCCTCACCTCGATTTCTTTGTCCTCGATGAGGCAGACAGAATGCTCGATATGGGTTTCATTCATGATATTAAGCGAATACTACAAATTATTCCAGCGAAACGTCAAACGCTGCTTTTTTCGGCCACCATGCCGCCCGAGATCCAAAAGTTGGCCAACGCCATGCTCCATAAGCCACAGCGGGTTGAGGTTACCCCCGTGTCCTCAACCGTAGATATCATTAAACAGCTGGTGTACTTTGTGGAGGCTAAGCAGAAGAAAGATCTGCTGGTAACGCTACTCAACAACGAGACGGTGGAATCGGTGCTGGTATTTGCCCGCACCAAGCATGGATCCGATAAGCTCGTTAAGTCGCTGGTTAAAGAGGGTATTCGAGCCGAAGCCATTCACGGAAACAAATCGCAGAACGCCCGCCAAAATGCCCTTAACAACTTTAAGGATCGAAAAACGAAGGTTCTCATTGCCACCGACATTGCCGCCCGCGGTATTGACGTCGATCAACTTTCTCACGTTATCAACTACGAGCTACCGGAGGTTCCTGAGACCTACGTGCACCGTATTGGACGAACTGGACGTGCCGGAAATAAAGGGGTGGCCATCTCGCTGGTTGCTCCCGAAGAGGTAAAGCATCTTAACGAGATAGAGCACCTGATAAAGAAGAAGATCCGCGTGGTGTACGACCACCCGTTTGTGAGTTTGGCATCGGCACTAGGAGCCAGCAAGGCTATGGACAACGCTAAGGTTGCGCCAGCCCCAGCAAAAGGCAAAGGCTACAGGGGCAGCAAAGCCAACGGCGACTTTTTCCGAAGAAAAAAGCGAGAAGGTCAACGTTCAGCATCTAAGAAAAGATAATACATATGTTTAGATATAAAAAAGCAGGATGGCAATTCAGGTCATCCTGCTTTTTTAGCCCGTTCAACAGACCTT
This is a stretch of genomic DNA from Alistipes sp. ZOR0009. It encodes these proteins:
- a CDS encoding thioredoxin family protein; the encoded protein is MNKLVIIFCILLSIGASAQEGIQFDHSSWNEVKAKAAKENKLIFVDFYTQWCGPCLAMAEDVFVLESVGNFFNANFINAKIDAENGEGIELAKRYGVRSYPTFAFIDPKTDQAVHTSGSRQDKETFLFTAKSALDPQKRSIFLEEQMKKGNSSPEFLMDFACYAASRYNRDAVDKIAETLAKTSGYSLENEKVWALFSKSISGRSSSYFKELVNNYASLSKKYGQKAVDGKLFKEFNFCPDEAEFDAVPSFKGKDFLKQKNKADKLVKEKKFNEAALVIDPLMANPGDYKDELCVFLYFTSRMIWYGEYPEYWVKKCLSYAQYAAYNYSDRRDVTYHHEYALQLERMLKAMPDAVKYIPESILKAGSRDYNLRSPLLKSKPVK
- a CDS encoding RagB/SusD family nutrient uptake outer membrane protein, with amino-acid sequence MRKIAYFLFLGIILLQGCSDFLENKPKGITIPSVFQDYQKLMSSVSLTRVGSIYPMFLTDDVHLLFNVKTADSYNFANKSEVQRNTYSFKAGQLFTPGQSDGLWNSLYDQIFTYNTVINEVMSVPDASEKEKLRLRSEALVARAFQYYILVNAYANQYDATTASKDYGVPLILVANINQKVHRSTVAQVYKQIEDDLKEALPNLKDRAAFVTYPSKAAVYSFFARLYLTMGKYEMALENAKLALGVKSSLYDHKPYVVNDVTTWGRIVGVNGGTFLYDIDNPECIYLRNVSEQISNTCCVSVDLKNVFKKDLPDGAVDMRRALFYADDKVNYGGTPLAFPGETTFGPWINHNYGFTTSENMLIAAECEARIGSKDKAIEYLNTLRDSRIKSNQPLSALDKEDALLKVLDERRREFAFVGYHRLFDLKRLNREERFKKSVIHNVEGVEFTLKPNDNRYILPVSQEVLDFNPDMPQYER
- a CDS encoding SusC/RagA family TonB-linked outer membrane protein; the protein is METTNHFKKQKQWLGIRRLLLTVVCMAASAAMAWAGPITINAKNRVLKEVLQEVEKQSDLSFIYSSSTVDVSKRVTFSCKDLPVEVALKQLFEKAKINFSIEGKQVILTPLKTANVTSPSTSTKSSGNQVKIVKGRVVDETGQGIPGASVTIKGTPIGVATDIDGNFSLTLPDNATSILASFIGYTKLEQKIDLKGTQVFYTLELKPESKRIDEVVVTGYQTISKERATGSFTVVTPKVLEGKLQTSILDRLEGQVSGLSSYKGNPVIRGTSTINANRGILYVVDGVPYEGSIDAINPADIVNVTILKDATAASIYGARSSNGVIVITTRGGAIGKTAVSYSGSIKFQGLPDRDYLNRMSTSEFIDLQKETFGIYPISRANANQWQNDVQVLLIDHKEKKITSEQLEAGLNSFRSKDRYNEVIDEYLRRNSITHQHNISFGGGSDIHRYNISANYQQDLPYEREQSRNRVGFNLKNSFNFFKWMKADVGILGSNVSSDYDNGVLGMNILNGGPASYYTLRDENGNPKQWYNMDGSTKSQKEIDRLNALGLLDETYIPLNQMASRHYTAKSNYLNMNFGVNFKLYDGLTADIRYQNERTDGYSQQYDTKNSNKVKRMINDATQIFKDGSVRNNIPQGGQLLKNDYTSNSYTLRGQLNYTNTFKDVHEIQAIAGAERRQVVNKSEGVYRVGYDDQTLVYSPFDELMMNKPIVAADGDPNSAPQSQTRKFFYSNFRPDSESLKYREKDNRYLSYYANVSYTYNRRATLNGSIRVDQSDLFGTDFKNQFKPLWSLGAHYVILEDRFGWLDRLVGRLTYGINGNVAKETGPYTIVVDDANNNMTNENQTYVQSPPNSMLRWEKTQVTNVAVDFATFKNRLSGSIEFYNKKSTDLLGQFSIDPTLGWSSVLMNYASMYNRGVELNLNSTNIKVKDFTWTTNFIFGYTKNEITAVEASSESAYSYYSGTNIRKGYPMGALFSVRYKGLDDKGIPMAYKKDGTVVKRADQLSKEDLVYSGTTTPPYNASLSNRITYKGFDLSFMFIYYGGNVMRDVKAKMLFTSHPVYYTSNMDKDMMNFWRKPGDENDPNMNPAFAFGNSTARAATDIWGAADKHIQKGDYIKLRDLTLGYTIPSSVLKKAMVQSVRVNFQAQNIWKWVANDAGLDPEVWNGSSLSPSRGVLYPATYTLGLSVNF
- a CDS encoding FecR domain-containing protein, whose translation is MMDKKIIVKYVEGKASEAERETVLKWIGQSEENRKVFNRIKNIWVLANLPNKEVSAQDVALFSKRLRKKQWLGRAYWGGIAASILLLVGFFTFRTVDSYRSQIHFLETQNIVQLEYTTNRGIKGVVTLPDGSRVRLNSDSYIKCPSKFGSKSRNIEFSGEGFFEVVKNPAVPMIINLGHGISVKVTGTTFNLSSYKNDKNISALLLSGKITIVKQQPHMNKEIEVKPNEMVLVQKSDRTVDLTTPKTTFSTLAWKDGWLVFDETPMKEVIKKLERWHGVRIIVKDSDLLDKQFTGKFKEESISQILEMMNKVSLVRYELKDSIVTLSRY
- a CDS encoding RNA polymerase sigma-70 factor — its product is MELNFSNRLVNKRLIAGDIEFFEHLYGVYYNKAVFYANQYLLDTEMARDVAQDAFITLWEKRREINLELSVQSYILTIVKNKCLNILRKRVSERRYANKIIKQEDVDNLLALSDSTADEYLLVEISDMVEEVLNDMPEKMSAVYRLHRENDLTYDQIAQQLNVSVKTVEYRMSKALYFFRLKFKDYLPTFIIIILKEVINS
- a CDS encoding DEAD/DEAH box helicase — its product is MTFEQLDLIQPILEALKQQEYTTPTPIQAQAIPKILDGNDLIGCAQTGTGKTAAFSIPIIQKLTESAEHGKRRMVKALIITPTRELAIQIGESFEAYGRYTNLKHAVVFGGVSQVPQVNLLRSGVDILIATPGRLLDLYNQGIVKVPHLDFFVLDEADRMLDMGFIHDIKRILQIIPAKRQTLLFSATMPPEIQKLANAMLHKPQRVEVTPVSSTVDIIKQLVYFVEAKQKKDLLVTLLNNETVESVLVFARTKHGSDKLVKSLVKEGIRAEAIHGNKSQNARQNALNNFKDRKTKVLIATDIAARGIDVDQLSHVINYELPEVPETYVHRIGRTGRAGNKGVAISLVAPEEVKHLNEIEHLIKKKIRVVYDHPFVSLASALGASKAMDNAKVAPAPAKGKGYRGSKANGDFFRRKKREGQRSASKKR